In the genome of Candidatus Omnitrophota bacterium, one region contains:
- the gcvH gene encoding glycine cleavage system protein GcvH — translation MEMVPEDLRYSKEHEWVRAEGDEAIMGITDHAQSALGDITFVELPEVGVEVKAPESIATVESVKAASDVYAPVSGKIVKVNGLLADSPEIINSSPYEEGWLCRIKMSNSSELDGLMDAAAYTEYLKESAH, via the coding sequence ATGGAGATGGTGCCGGAAGATCTCAGATATTCTAAAGAGCACGAATGGGTCAGGGCTGAGGGCGATGAGGCGATAATGGGGATAACGGACCACGCCCAATCCGCACTCGGGGACATAACCTTTGTCGAGCTCCCGGAAGTCGGTGTGGAAGTAAAAGCTCCGGAAAGCATAGCGACCGTCGAATCGGTAAAAGCGGCGAGTGATGTTTATGCGCCCGTAAGTGGAAAGATCGTAAAGGTGAACGGGTTGCTCGCGGATTCGCCCGAGATCATAAATAGTTCCCCTTACGAAGAAGGGTGGCTGTGTCGTATAAAGATGTCCAATAGTTCAGAGCTGGATGGACTCATGGACGCCGCGGCTTACACCGAATACCTTAAGGAGAGCGCGCATTGA
- the gcvPA gene encoding aminomethyl-transferring glycine dehydrogenase subunit GcvPA — protein sequence MSYIPHSRQDQRDMLESIGITSGDMDDLFRGIPPELRARSFDIPQGLSEFEVDEHLKKLAGKNATDLITFLGGGFYDHFIPAAVDAMASRSEFYTAYTPYQPECSQGTLQAIYEYQSCICRLTGMDASNASLYDGGTALYEAAMMAIRVTGRNKIIMDGGVSPIYRKMMYSYTSNLSIEFVETKVVHGNSDRAEIKKHIDERTAAVILQNPNFFGAIDDHSDISDMCHEKGILMVECVYPLSLGILKTPREMGADITVGEGQSLGIPLSFGGPYLGFMGVRKELVRKMPGRIVGQTVDAQGRRGFVLTLQAREQHIRREKATSNICSNEALCALRALIYMCLMGSVGIKKVAELCFAKAEYAKERLEKIKGVEVKRSAPTFNEFIIKLPVDPNAIIEKLIAKKIAAGFPLGRYYSDMKDYLLVAVTEKRTAREIDMFADALEEALWS from the coding sequence TTGAGTTACATACCCCACTCACGACAGGACCAGAGGGATATGCTGGAAAGCATAGGTATTACCTCCGGGGATATGGACGACCTGTTCAGGGGCATACCCCCTGAGCTGAGGGCAAGATCGTTCGATATCCCGCAAGGGCTATCGGAATTCGAAGTGGACGAGCACCTGAAAAAACTCGCCGGGAAGAATGCCACGGACCTGATCACCTTTTTAGGCGGCGGGTTCTATGACCATTTTATCCCCGCGGCGGTCGACGCTATGGCCTCAAGATCGGAGTTCTATACCGCCTATACGCCGTACCAGCCGGAATGCTCCCAAGGGACCCTGCAGGCCATATACGAATACCAGAGCTGTATATGCCGCCTTACGGGTATGGACGCTTCTAACGCGTCATTGTACGACGGCGGGACCGCGCTTTATGAGGCGGCGATGATGGCCATAAGGGTTACCGGCCGGAATAAGATCATCATGGATGGTGGGGTCAGCCCCATATACAGGAAAATGATGTACTCGTATACGTCGAACCTGTCGATAGAGTTCGTTGAGACCAAAGTGGTACACGGCAACAGCGACCGTGCGGAGATAAAAAAACATATTGATGAGCGTACCGCGGCGGTAATACTGCAGAACCCGAATTTTTTCGGGGCCATTGACGACCACTCGGATATATCGGACATGTGCCACGAAAAAGGCATACTCATGGTGGAGTGCGTATATCCGCTATCGCTTGGCATATTGAAGACGCCGCGGGAAATGGGCGCGGACATAACGGTAGGCGAAGGCCAAAGCCTGGGCATACCGCTTTCCTTCGGCGGACCGTATCTGGGGTTCATGGGCGTGAGGAAAGAACTTGTCCGGAAGATGCCGGGACGCATAGTTGGACAAACGGTCGACGCGCAGGGCCGAAGGGGATTTGTCCTGACTTTGCAGGCCAGGGAACAGCATATCCGGCGGGAAAAAGCCACATCCAACATATGTTCCAATGAGGCCTTATGCGCGTTAAGGGCGCTTATTTACATGTGCCTCATGGGATCTGTCGGCATAAAGAAGGTCGCCGAACTTTGTTTCGCCAAAGCGGAATACGCGAAAGAACGGCTGGAAAAGATAAAGGGCGTGGAAGTAAAGAGAAGCGCCCCCACGTTCAATGAATTCATAATAAAACTCCCTGTCGACCCCAACGCCATAATTGAAAAGCTTATAGCGAAAAAGATAGCGGCCGGATTCCCGCTGGGCAGGTATTATAGTGACATGAAAGATTATCTTCTGGTAGCGGTAACAGAGAAAAGGACCGCGCGTGAGATAGATATGTTCGCGGACGCGCTTGAGGAGGCCTTATGGAGCTGA
- a CDS encoding endonuclease V, which translates to MDIRSEHLHDWDITTREAVALQKELREKVLLRPFKASSIRTIAGVDVSVKDGFSRAAVSVLSFPDMQLIENVTFKTKTLFPYVPGLLSFREGPVILECMKVLATEVDLFVFDGQGLAHPRGLGLASHLGVILGKPSIGAAKTRLYGTYDNPGGKKGAFSPLKDDTGREIGAALTTRDNTRPMFISPGHMCDVKSAINIILACCPKYRIPEPIRHAHATAYIK; encoded by the coding sequence ATGGATATCAGGTCCGAACATCTTCATGATTGGGATATTACGACCCGAGAGGCCGTTGCCCTGCAGAAAGAATTGAGGGAAAAGGTCCTCCTCCGGCCGTTCAAGGCATCCTCCATACGTACCATAGCCGGCGTGGATGTTTCCGTAAAAGACGGGTTTTCCAGGGCTGCCGTTTCCGTACTTTCTTTTCCGGATATGCAACTTATTGAAAACGTTACATTTAAGACAAAAACGCTTTTCCCTTATGTGCCCGGGCTTTTATCTTTCAGGGAAGGACCCGTGATCCTAGAATGCATGAAAGTTCTCGCCACCGAGGTCGACTTGTTCGTCTTCGATGGTCAGGGCCTGGCGCACCCACGCGGACTGGGCCTTGCCTCACATCTAGGCGTTATCCTGGGTAAACCGTCCATCGGAGCCGCGAAAACGCGTTTGTACGGCACATACGACAACCCCGGGGGTAAAAAAGGGGCTTTTTCCCCCCTTAAGGATGATACGGGCCGGGAAATAGGCGCCGCGCTGACCACGCGGGACAATACCCGGCCTATGTTCATATCCCCGGGACATATGTGTGACGTAAAGTCCGCTATAAACATCATCCTGGCGTGTTGCCCGAAATACAGGATACCGGAGCCCATACGGCACGCTCACGCGACGGCTTATATCAAATAA
- a CDS encoding lipoate--protein ligase family protein yields MDLIDIPFTTPEEMMAADEVLLSLAESGDMSETLRFWKPDRTFVVLGRSCSVPIDCHVENCANDGVALVRRVSGGGSVLQGTGCLNYSLVLSYGRDKRYAGIRSSYEAILGDLCEAFSGKGIGAEISPISDISYNGKKVSGNAQARKKRYFLHHGTVLFGMDIGLVGKYLKHPPREPGYRKGRAHDNFMSNLPLPAEDIVDLIMDAFDAKKIPILPGKNVMDKVEKLARDKFASDEWTYCS; encoded by the coding sequence ATGGACCTTATCGATATCCCTTTTACAACTCCTGAAGAAATGATGGCGGCCGACGAGGTGTTGCTTTCGCTGGCAGAGTCCGGAGATATGAGCGAAACGCTCAGGTTCTGGAAGCCGGACCGGACTTTCGTGGTCCTGGGGCGCTCCTGTTCTGTGCCGATAGACTGCCATGTTGAGAATTGCGCGAACGATGGCGTGGCGTTGGTGCGCCGTGTGTCCGGTGGCGGAAGCGTGCTACAGGGAACGGGATGCCTGAACTACTCGCTTGTGCTCTCATATGGAAGAGATAAAAGATACGCGGGGATCAGGAGCTCATATGAGGCCATACTTGGTGATCTATGCGAAGCCTTTTCCGGTAAGGGTATAGGGGCGGAGATATCGCCGATATCGGATATTTCATATAACGGGAAGAAGGTATCGGGGAACGCGCAGGCGAGAAAAAAGAGATATTTTCTGCATCACGGTACCGTCCTTTTCGGGATGGATATCGGCCTCGTCGGAAAATACCTGAAACATCCCCCGCGTGAACCCGGATACCGGAAAGGCCGCGCTCACGACAATTTCATGTCAAACCTGCCTCTTCCAGCCGAAGATATCGTTGATCTTATAATGGATGCTTTCGACGCGAAGAAAATACCGATATTGCCGGGAAAGAACGTAATGGACAAAGTGGAAAAACTTGCCCGGGACAAGTTCGCTTCGGATGAATGGACCTATTGTTCCTGA
- a CDS encoding lipoyl synthase, producing MTQHDHVNRPPWIRGKLTMDATSCLMAKLARERSINSVCVEAACPNRGECWARGHVTFLILGRVCTRNCDFCNVEKGKPEAVDPDEPREVARFVKDTDARYVVITSVTRDDLDDMGAGHFINTVRSVKGTVPDSIVELLVPDMRARKDLIADIARSGAAVIGHNIEMPEVLYPEIRPGSSYVRSITALSCLADERDAGADILVKSSIVVGLGEEESDIVRTFRDLRNAGVDILFIGQYLSPSRDHRPVARFYSPEEFEELGNTARDMGFGYVASGPMVRSSFRAEDAYLALSVIQ from the coding sequence ATGACGCAACATGATCACGTGAACAGGCCCCCATGGATAAGGGGAAAACTGACGATGGACGCAACCTCGTGCTTGATGGCAAAACTCGCCAGGGAAAGGTCTATTAACAGTGTATGCGTGGAAGCCGCATGCCCAAACAGGGGGGAGTGCTGGGCGCGCGGTCATGTTACGTTCCTGATACTCGGGCGTGTCTGTACACGTAACTGTGATTTTTGCAACGTGGAAAAAGGCAAGCCGGAAGCCGTTGATCCGGATGAGCCACGGGAAGTCGCGAGATTCGTAAAAGATACTGACGCCAGATATGTTGTCATTACTTCCGTGACGCGCGACGATCTCGATGATATGGGAGCCGGACATTTTATTAACACGGTGCGCTCTGTGAAAGGAACGGTCCCCGACTCTATTGTAGAGCTTCTGGTCCCGGATATGCGCGCCAGGAAAGACCTTATCGCGGACATCGCCCGTTCCGGGGCGGCCGTGATAGGGCACAATATAGAGATGCCCGAAGTGCTATACCCCGAGATAAGGCCGGGCTCAAGTTATGTCCGTTCGATAACGGCATTGTCCTGCCTGGCGGATGAAAGGGACGCGGGCGCGGATATACTGGTAAAATCATCGATAGTGGTCGGATTAGGAGAGGAAGAGTCGGATATAGTGAGGACTTTCCGCGATCTCAGGAACGCGGGAGTGGATATATTGTTCATCGGGCAGTACCTGTCTCCCTCAAGGGATCATCGCCCGGTAGCAAGGTTCTATAGCCCGGAGGAGTTCGAGGAACTGGGGAACACGGCCCGGGATATGGGCTTTGGATATGTCGCATCGGGGCCTATGGTCAGGAGTTCTTTTCGCGCGGAAGACGCGTATCTCGCGCTTAGTGTGATCCAATAA
- the gcvPB gene encoding aminomethyl-transferring glycine dehydrogenase subunit GcvPB, with product MELIFEKSRSGRKGVTLPANDTGLESGLPSRYLREKGAELPSVSEPEVVRHFTGLSKMNFGVDSHFYPLGSCTMKYNPKFTEKIASYEKFTSLHPLAPQLVTGAGLTQGALEVISRLEGLLSEITGMDAFTTHPMAGAHGELTGVMLIAAYHRHKGSRKKYVLIPDSGHGTNPASAAIAGYTVKSIPSDNRGSMDMARFAAELNDEVAAVMLTCPNTLGVFNRDIKKIADLTHKAGALMYYDGANLNAIMGKARPGDLGFDVVHLNLHKSFATPHGGGGPGSGPVGVKKELEPFLPISRVVKDKDGTYSLDYDKPLSIGYISPFYGNFGVMLKAYAYILLLGRQGLINVSENAVLNANYLMRHLSEKYDVPYADNCLHEFVISASRQAARGVRAIDIAKALIDKGIHPPTVYFPLIVKEAMMVEPTETESRDTLDQFIGVMMELALLAEKEPERFHAMPVTTPVGRLDEVKAARDMDIACLPLEQCSCAKA from the coding sequence ATGGAGCTGATCTTCGAGAAATCAAGGTCGGGAAGAAAAGGCGTGACCCTCCCGGCGAATGATACGGGCCTTGAGAGCGGATTGCCTTCCCGGTATTTAAGGGAAAAAGGCGCGGAGCTGCCGTCTGTTTCCGAACCCGAGGTCGTAAGACATTTTACCGGGCTTTCAAAGATGAATTTCGGTGTGGACTCGCATTTCTACCCGCTTGGGTCATGTACCATGAAATATAACCCCAAGTTCACGGAAAAAATAGCGTCATACGAGAAGTTCACCTCACTGCATCCTTTGGCGCCACAGCTCGTAACAGGAGCTGGGCTCACCCAGGGCGCGCTGGAAGTGATAAGCCGGCTGGAAGGTCTTCTTTCAGAGATAACGGGTATGGACGCTTTTACCACGCATCCCATGGCCGGGGCGCACGGTGAACTTACGGGGGTCATGCTTATTGCCGCTTATCACAGGCATAAGGGCAGCAGAAAAAAATATGTCCTGATACCCGATTCGGGGCATGGGACCAATCCCGCGTCCGCGGCCATAGCGGGGTATACCGTTAAGAGCATACCTTCGGATAATAGGGGAAGCATGGATATGGCCAGGTTTGCCGCCGAGCTTAACGATGAGGTGGCGGCGGTCATGCTTACCTGCCCGAATACGTTGGGTGTTTTCAACCGGGACATAAAAAAGATCGCTGATCTCACACATAAAGCCGGCGCGCTTATGTATTATGATGGAGCTAATCTTAACGCCATAATGGGGAAGGCGCGCCCGGGCGATCTTGGTTTTGATGTCGTGCATCTTAACCTGCACAAATCGTTCGCCACACCGCATGGGGGCGGAGGTCCGGGGTCCGGGCCTGTCGGGGTGAAGAAGGAGCTTGAGCCGTTCCTGCCGATATCACGTGTGGTAAAGGACAAGGACGGCACGTATTCGCTTGATTACGATAAGCCTCTTTCCATCGGGTATATCTCTCCTTTTTATGGTAATTTTGGTGTGATGCTCAAAGCGTACGCGTATATACTTCTTCTTGGACGCCAGGGACTTATAAATGTGAGCGAGAACGCCGTGCTTAACGCCAACTACCTGATGAGGCATCTGTCGGAGAAATATGATGTGCCGTACGCGGATAACTGCCTGCATGAGTTCGTCATATCGGCTTCCCGCCAGGCGGCCCGCGGCGTTAGGGCGATAGATATCGCTAAAGCCCTTATCGATAAAGGTATCCATCCACCGACGGTATATTTCCCGCTTATCGTGAAAGAGGCCATGATGGTCGAGCCCACGGAGACCGAGTCCAGGGATACACTGGACCAATTCATCGGCGTGATGATGGAACTGGCGCTCCTGGCGGAAAAGGAACCCGAGCGTTTCCATGCCATGCCGGTCACTACTCCGGTGGGCAGGCTTGATGAAGTAAAGGCGGCCAGAGATATGGATATAGCGTGTCTTCCACTCGAGCAATGTTCCTGCGCCAAGGCATAA
- the gcvT gene encoding glycine cleavage system aminomethyltransferase GcvT, with amino-acid sequence MLEQGIRLKITALGDDHLKAGARMVPFAGWSMPLQYTGIIEEHMWVRTHAGLFDVSHMGEFMLSGDTAAGDLERLITCGVGGLSDGMCRYGFLLRQDAGIIDDLIVFRISEKEYMLVVNAGTTGKDRDWITDRLSAGTEFEDISGETVKLDLQGPDSVRIMSEFTNGASGGLKRFRSARMNVLSRDALVSMTGYTGEPGYEIFISPADAGYIWEKLLSLEEVRPIGLGARDTLRLEMGYSLYGNDIDEGVSPYEAGLMRFVSKDKDFIGKEALLERGSGNGPVRVLRGFICEGRRSARKGFLLRDSEGREELGEVTSGAFSPCMKKGIGMCYVDERFAENGRSVVFKGGNTEIPGKITGLPIYRPKIS; translated from the coding sequence ATGTTGGAACAGGGAATAAGATTGAAGATAACGGCGCTTGGCGACGACCATCTTAAGGCCGGCGCAAGAATGGTGCCGTTCGCCGGGTGGAGCATGCCCTTGCAGTATACAGGGATAATAGAAGAACATATGTGGGTAAGGACGCATGCCGGCCTTTTCGATGTTTCGCATATGGGAGAGTTCATGCTAAGTGGGGATACCGCCGCGGGAGACTTGGAACGCCTTATTACGTGTGGAGTGGGCGGTCTTTCCGATGGTATGTGCAGGTACGGCTTCCTCCTGCGGCAGGATGCCGGTATCATCGATGATCTTATTGTCTTCAGGATATCGGAAAAGGAATACATGCTGGTAGTTAACGCCGGTACGACCGGTAAGGACCGGGACTGGATCACTGACAGATTGTCCGCCGGTACGGAATTCGAGGATATATCCGGCGAAACCGTAAAACTGGACCTCCAGGGACCGGATTCCGTGAGAATAATGAGCGAATTCACGAACGGAGCGTCAGGGGGGCTTAAACGTTTCCGATCCGCGCGCATGAATGTTCTATCTCGGGACGCTCTTGTGAGCATGACGGGATATACGGGGGAACCCGGGTACGAGATATTCATATCACCTGCGGACGCGGGGTATATATGGGAAAAACTTCTTTCCCTGGAAGAGGTCAGGCCGATAGGCCTGGGCGCCAGGGATACGCTTCGCCTGGAAATGGGCTACTCTCTTTATGGTAATGATATTGACGAAGGGGTTTCCCCGTATGAGGCCGGTCTTATGAGGTTCGTATCAAAGGATAAGGATTTCATCGGTAAAGAAGCCTTATTGGAACGGGGGTCCGGTAACGGGCCGGTACGAGTCCTCAGGGGATTCATTTGCGAGGGACGAAGAAGCGCGAGGAAAGGGTTCTTGTTGCGGGATAGCGAGGGACGGGAAGAATTGGGTGAGGTCACGAGCGGGGCCTTCTCCCCGTGCATGAAAAAGGGTATAGGCATGTGTTATGTAGATGAACGTTTCGCGGAGAACGGGCGTTCTGTGGTATTTAAGGGCGGGAATACGGAGATCCCGGGGAAGATAACGGGCCTGCCGATATATCGCCCTAAGATATCTTGA
- a CDS encoding phosphoenolpyruvate carboxykinase (GTP) gives MKKKYMEIIKQKCDSANFKKIEGLDNPKLIEFVAKYVQLCDPDTIFIRTDSAEDAEYIRKRAIKTGEEKALTINGHTVHFDGYYDQGRDKFSTRYLLRPDEVLGSDIESIDREKGLKEVHGLFKNSMVGKEMIIGFFCLGPTGSVFSIPAVQITDSTYVCHSEDILYRSGYEEFRKLGDSGRFFRFAHTAGELEGGVSKDVYGRRVYIDLAEEMVLSANTQYAGNTVGLKKLAMRLAIRRASEEGWLTEHMFVMGVHGKGGKRLTYFTGSFPSACGKTATAMLEGEKIIGDDIAYLRNIDGKIKAVNVERGIFGIIQDVSQDNDPAIFKALTSPGEVIFSNILVDNDNNPRWLGDGRQAPEEGTNFVGGWFSGKKGPDDKEVPYAHKNARYTIRIKELDNSDENLDNPDGVEIGGVIYGGRDSDTSLPVAQSFNWEHGILTQAATIESETTAATLGQEGVRKFNLMANLDFLSIPIGRYIQNNIEIVRHCSRPPLVFHVNYFLRGKDRKFLNGLKDKHVWIKWMELRVNGEAEALTTPVGYIPKYDDLKKLFKEVLGKEYTRQSYDEQFTLRIPENIAKIERIRNIYHTKVFDTPHMLMQALEDQEARLKECSEEHGDYVQPSVFEK, from the coding sequence ATGAAAAAGAAGTACATGGAAATAATAAAGCAAAAATGCGACAGCGCTAACTTTAAGAAGATAGAAGGCCTTGATAATCCTAAGCTGATAGAATTCGTGGCTAAATACGTGCAGCTTTGCGATCCGGATACTATATTTATCCGTACGGATTCCGCGGAAGACGCCGAGTACATAAGAAAAAGGGCCATAAAGACCGGGGAGGAGAAAGCCCTTACGATCAATGGTCATACGGTGCATTTTGACGGATACTATGACCAGGGCCGGGACAAGTTCAGCACACGCTACTTGTTGCGTCCGGATGAGGTCCTTGGGTCGGATATCGAATCCATAGACAGAGAAAAAGGGCTGAAGGAAGTACACGGCCTCTTTAAGAATTCCATGGTCGGGAAAGAGATGATCATAGGGTTCTTCTGCCTGGGGCCGACCGGGTCGGTCTTTTCGATACCAGCCGTACAGATAACGGATTCCACTTATGTATGCCATTCGGAGGATATACTTTACCGTAGCGGTTATGAGGAGTTCAGGAAGCTGGGGGATTCAGGGAGGTTCTTCCGTTTCGCGCATACCGCGGGCGAGCTTGAAGGAGGCGTATCAAAGGATGTGTACGGCCGCCGCGTGTATATCGACCTCGCGGAGGAAATGGTGCTGTCCGCTAACACGCAGTATGCCGGGAACACTGTAGGGCTGAAAAAACTGGCCATGCGGCTCGCCATAAGACGCGCGTCCGAAGAAGGATGGCTTACCGAACATATGTTCGTGATGGGGGTACACGGCAAGGGAGGGAAAAGGCTCACATATTTCACCGGGTCTTTCCCGTCGGCGTGCGGCAAGACCGCGACCGCCATGCTTGAGGGGGAGAAGATAATAGGCGACGACATAGCGTATCTCAGGAATATCGACGGAAAGATAAAAGCTGTTAACGTGGAACGCGGGATATTCGGGATCATACAGGATGTTTCCCAGGACAATGACCCGGCCATTTTCAAGGCGCTGACCTCTCCTGGTGAAGTGATATTCTCCAATATCCTGGTGGACAACGACAACAATCCCAGGTGGCTGGGTGACGGGCGCCAGGCCCCCGAAGAAGGTACTAATTTCGTTGGAGGATGGTTCTCGGGCAAGAAGGGGCCGGATGACAAGGAAGTCCCTTACGCGCATAAGAACGCGCGGTATACCATAAGGATAAAAGAACTGGATAACTCTGATGAGAACCTGGATAACCCTGATGGTGTGGAAATAGGTGGCGTGATATACGGCGGTAGGGATTCCGATACCAGCCTTCCCGTGGCCCAGTCATTTAACTGGGAACACGGCATACTGACGCAGGCGGCGACCATCGAGTCGGAGACCACCGCGGCTACGCTGGGACAGGAAGGCGTGCGTAAATTCAATTTGATGGCCAATCTTGATTTTCTCTCCATACCCATAGGCCGTTATATACAGAACAACATAGAGATAGTCAGGCATTGCAGCCGGCCGCCGCTCGTATTCCATGTTAATTACTTCCTGCGCGGCAAGGACAGGAAGTTCCTTAACGGGCTAAAGGACAAACATGTCTGGATAAAGTGGATGGAACTTCGCGTGAACGGCGAAGCCGAGGCGCTTACGACGCCGGTAGGATATATCCCGAAATATGACGACCTTAAGAAACTTTTCAAGGAAGTGCTTGGTAAGGAGTATACCAGGCAGTCATACGATGAACAGTTCACGTTACGCATACCGGAGAATATCGCCAAGATAGAGAGGATACGTAATATATACCATACAAAAGTGTTCGATACCCCGCATATGCTCATGCAGGCCCTGGAGGACCAGGAGGCGCGTCTTAAAGAGTGCAGCGAAGAGCATGGCGATTATGTCCAGCCTTCGGTGTTCGAGAAATAA